One part of the Desulfovibrio sp. genome encodes these proteins:
- a CDS encoding radical SAM protein, producing MSQATQLENQCPPCWQQTQPQSPKVARMSLAAAMTLDFAPGSFYRNACLSCINLLLTYRSGCAAKCAYCGLSGAKEKKESSSKSFIRVTWPAFAVDEIVAGIVRRQERVKRICISMLTNSRAPRDAAEICRRLRQTIDIPVSMLVSPTILTHRNLEELHEAGADKIGVAIDLATPELFDHYRGSGVGGPHSWKRYWQCLGESLDIFGKGMAGAHFMVGMGETEQDMCRAMQRVHDMGGNTHLFSFFPEGGSPLVHRLPPPIDQYRRIQLARWLIDNDHAHERLFTYSDRRALTGYGLSKGDLDAVIDTGEPFRTCGCTGRDGEVACNRPYANSRPGPGIRNYPFKPEEADVRHIRLQMGLPA from the coding sequence ATGAGCCAAGCCACCCAACTTGAGAACCAATGCCCGCCCTGCTGGCAGCAAACCCAGCCCCAAAGCCCCAAGGTTGCGCGCATGAGCCTTGCCGCAGCCATGACGCTCGACTTCGCCCCGGGATCCTTCTACCGCAACGCCTGCCTTTCGTGCATTAATCTGCTGCTGACCTACCGCTCGGGCTGTGCGGCCAAGTGCGCCTACTGCGGCCTTTCGGGTGCCAAAGAAAAGAAGGAAAGCTCGAGCAAAAGCTTTATTCGCGTGACATGGCCCGCGTTCGCAGTTGATGAAATTGTGGCGGGCATTGTGCGGCGTCAGGAGCGCGTAAAGCGCATCTGCATTTCCATGCTCACCAACAGCCGCGCCCCGCGTGACGCAGCCGAGATATGCCGCCGATTGCGGCAAACCATCGACATCCCCGTTTCAATGCTGGTTTCACCCACCATCCTTACCCACAGAAACCTTGAAGAACTGCACGAAGCCGGAGCGGACAAGATCGGCGTAGCCATTGACCTTGCCACACCCGAGCTGTTTGACCACTATCGCGGTTCAGGTGTCGGCGGCCCGCACTCGTGGAAGCGCTACTGGCAGTGCCTTGGCGAAAGTCTGGACATATTTGGCAAAGGAATGGCCGGGGCGCACTTTATGGTGGGCATGGGCGAAACCGAGCAGGACATGTGCCGCGCCATGCAGCGAGTGCACGACATGGGCGGCAACACGCATCTGTTTTCGTTTTTTCCCGAAGGGGGGTCGCCTCTGGTGCACCGCCTGCCGCCGCCCATTGACCAGTACCGCCGCATTCAGCTGGCGCGCTGGCTCATCGACAACGACCACGCCCACGAACGGTTATTCACCTATAGCGACCGTCGCGCCCTCACGGGATACGGCCTCTCCAAGGGCGATCTGGATGCAGTCATTGACACGGGCGAGCCGTTCCGCACCTGCGGCTGCACCGGGCGAGATGGAGAGGTGGCCTGCAACCGCCCCTACGCCAACTCCCGTCCCGGGCCGGGAATACGCAACTACCCCTTCAAGCCAGAAGAGGCAGATGTACGCCACATCCGCCTACAGATGGGCTTGCCTGCCTGA
- a CDS encoding GDSL-type esterase/lipase family protein: MIIACLGDSLTYGYGIPRPRVWTTLLAQRTDIDVRNCGINGDTTGGMLARFNIDVVQAGADAVLIMGGFNDLALGAGLGTVKANIFALVQHSFSTRVRPVLGVPIPVHAPITFPLLNSVDLPRACAEYGKLHAWIRVLAQDFSLQYVDFSQAFAGLPSQAGPTDGNASDRMSALYTDGLHPSEAGHELMAQQAARILG, translated from the coding sequence ATGATTATTGCTTGTCTGGGCGACAGCCTCACTTACGGCTACGGCATTCCACGGCCCAGGGTATGGACTACCCTGCTGGCGCAACGCACGGACATTGACGTGCGCAACTGCGGCATCAATGGCGACACTACCGGCGGCATGCTGGCCCGCTTTAATATTGACGTGGTGCAGGCGGGTGCTGACGCGGTTCTGATCATGGGCGGGTTCAACGATCTGGCGTTGGGAGCAGGGCTTGGAACCGTCAAGGCCAATATTTTTGCGCTGGTGCAGCACAGCTTCAGCACACGGGTGCGCCCGGTGTTGGGAGTGCCCATTCCCGTGCATGCGCCCATAACCTTTCCCCTGCTGAACAGCGTTGACCTCCCGCGCGCCTGTGCAGAATATGGCAAGCTGCACGCGTGGATACGTGTACTCGCCCAGGATTTTTCCCTGCAGTACGTGGATTTTTCGCAGGCTTTTGCGGGTTTGCCCAGTCAGGCAGGCCCAACGGATGGCAATGCCTCTGATAGGATGTCCGCACTCTACACGGACGGTCTGCACCCAAGCGAAGCGGGCCACGAACTGATGGCGCAGCAGGCGGCCCGCATACTTGGCTAA
- the hydG gene encoding [FeFe] hydrogenase H-cluster radical SAM maturase HydG — protein MYNPQSLRADEFIDHSEVLDTLNYAAEHARDAELVDAIIAKAAQKKGLTHREASVLLACDLPERVEQVYQLANQIKHDFYGNRIVMFAPLYLSNHCINSCVYCPYHSQNKNIARKKLTQEEVAREVIALQDMGHKRLALEAGEHPTMNPIEYILECIKTIYSIKHKNGAIRRVNVNIAATTVEEYAMLKDAGIGTYILFQETYHKQSYEKLHPAGPKHDYAWHTEAMDRAMRGGIDDVGLGVLFGLEGYRYEFAALLMHAEHLEAVYGFGPHTISVPRIRRADDINPDVFDNGISDEIFARICACIRVSVPYTGMIVSTRESKAVREKVLPLGISQISGGSRTSVGGYYEPEPEEDNSAQFDVSDRRTLDEVVHWLMEQGHVPSFCTACYREGRTGDRFMSLCKSQQILNCCHPNALLTLKEYLQDYASPQTGQMGLAMIEQELNKIPSDKVRNRAAEYLGAIENGQRDFRF, from the coding sequence ATGTACAATCCCCAGTCGTTGCGCGCAGACGAATTTATTGATCACAGCGAAGTGTTGGACACCCTGAACTATGCAGCAGAGCACGCGCGCGATGCAGAGCTTGTTGACGCCATCATTGCCAAGGCAGCACAAAAAAAAGGCCTGACCCACCGCGAGGCTTCGGTGCTGCTTGCCTGCGACCTGCCAGAAAGGGTGGAGCAGGTGTACCAGCTTGCCAACCAGATCAAGCACGATTTTTACGGCAACCGCATTGTCATGTTTGCGCCGCTGTACCTCTCAAACCACTGCATTAACAGCTGTGTGTATTGCCCGTACCATTCGCAGAACAAAAACATAGCCCGCAAAAAACTTACTCAGGAAGAAGTGGCCCGCGAGGTCATTGCCTTGCAGGACATGGGGCACAAACGCCTTGCGCTGGAAGCTGGTGAACACCCCACCATGAATCCCATCGAGTACATACTTGAGTGCATCAAGACCATCTACAGCATCAAGCACAAGAACGGGGCCATCCGCCGGGTAAACGTGAACATCGCCGCAACCACGGTGGAAGAATATGCAATGCTCAAGGATGCGGGCATCGGCACATATATTCTGTTTCAGGAAACCTACCATAAACAGAGCTACGAAAAATTGCACCCCGCAGGGCCTAAGCACGACTACGCCTGGCACACCGAGGCCATGGACCGCGCCATGCGGGGGGGCATTGACGATGTGGGCCTGGGGGTTCTTTTTGGGCTGGAGGGCTACCGCTATGAATTTGCGGCCCTGCTTATGCACGCCGAGCACCTTGAAGCCGTATACGGCTTTGGCCCGCACACCATCAGTGTGCCGCGTATTCGCCGTGCAGACGACATCAACCCCGATGTGTTCGACAACGGCATCAGTGATGAAATTTTTGCCCGTATCTGCGCCTGTATTCGCGTGTCCGTGCCGTACACGGGCATGATTGTTTCTACCCGCGAGAGCAAGGCCGTGCGTGAAAAGGTGTTGCCGCTGGGAATTTCGCAGATCAGCGGCGGTTCACGCACGAGTGTGGGCGGGTATTATGAGCCGGAGCCGGAGGAAGACAACTCAGCGCAGTTTGACGTGAGCGACCGGCGCACGCTGGATGAGGTGGTACACTGGCTCATGGAGCAGGGGCATGTGCCGAGTTTTTGTACGGCCTGTTACCGCGAGGGCCGCACCGGCGACCGATTTATGAGCCTGTGCAAGAGCCAGCAGATTTTGAACTGCTGCCACCCCAACGCTCTGCTTACCCTCAAGGAATATTTGCAGGACTACGCCTCGCCGCAAACCGGGCAGATGGGGCTTGCCATGATAGAGCAGGAACTGAACAAAATTCCCAGCGACAAGGTGCGCAACAGGGCGGCGGAGTACCTAGGCGCCATTGAGAACGGTCAGCGGGACTTTAGATTCTGA
- a CDS encoding iron hydrogenase small subunit produces the protein MSIVATTRRGFLKGACILSGGLLLGVRMANKAYAAAKDFKDYMGDRSAAVYSADSAFSKRASQDNAQVKALYDSWLGKPLSHKSEEHLHTKWFDKSKGLKALTASGEYPNPRHKEFEGTTYPYE, from the coding sequence ATGTCTATTGTTGCCACCACTCGACGCGGATTTTTGAAGGGAGCGTGCATTCTTTCCGGCGGGCTGCTGCTGGGCGTGCGCATGGCCAACAAAGCCTACGCTGCCGCCAAGGATTTCAAGGATTACATGGGCGACCGTTCTGCCGCTGTGTACAGCGCCGATTCGGCTTTTTCCAAGCGTGCAAGTCAGGACAACGCCCAGGTCAAGGCCCTTTATGATTCGTGGCTGGGCAAACCCCTGAGCCACAAGTCTGAGGAGCACCTGCACACCAAATGGTTTGACAAATCAAAAGGCCTCAAGGCTCTTACGGCTTCAGGTGAATACCCCAATCCTCGCCACAAGGAGTTTGAGGGTACCACCTATCCGTACGAATAA
- a CDS encoding [FeFe] hydrogenase, group A produces the protein MPRIEMEHIAYELNVPPKGADGDKMFFVQIDPEKCIGCDSCQEYCPSGAIYGETGLTHKIAHPEPCINCAQCLTHCPEMAIYEVQTWVPELQKKLQDKSVKCIAMPAPSVRYALGEAFGLAPGSVTTGKMLAALKQLGFSNCWDTEFAADVTIWEEASEFVERLGTKRDLPQFTSCCPGWQKYAETFYPDLLPHFSSCKSPVAMNGRLAKTYGAEKARYDPKSLYTVSIMPCVAKKYEGLRQEYAENDLRDIDATLTTRELAYMIRQAGIDFNKLPDGQRDSLMGESTGGATIFGVSGGVMEAALRYAYQAVTGKRPESWDFKQVRGLKGMKEYTVTVNGIELHLAVVHGAKRFAQVCDEVRAGKSPYHFIEFMACPGGCVCGGGQPIMPNMLQSAERKATSLFASLKQRLANTQPKA, from the coding sequence ATGCCGCGCATTGAAATGGAACACATCGCATACGAGCTCAATGTGCCCCCCAAGGGCGCGGACGGCGACAAAATGTTTTTTGTGCAGATTGATCCTGAAAAATGCATCGGCTGCGATTCCTGTCAGGAATACTGTCCCAGCGGGGCCATCTATGGCGAAACAGGCCTGACGCACAAGATTGCCCACCCCGAACCATGTATCAACTGCGCCCAGTGCCTTACCCACTGCCCGGAGATGGCCATTTACGAAGTGCAGACCTGGGTTCCCGAACTGCAAAAAAAATTGCAGGACAAAAGCGTAAAGTGCATTGCCATGCCCGCGCCCTCGGTGCGTTACGCCCTTGGCGAAGCCTTTGGCCTTGCCCCCGGCAGTGTCACCACCGGCAAAATGCTGGCTGCCCTCAAGCAGCTTGGATTCTCAAACTGCTGGGATACAGAATTTGCCGCCGACGTCACCATCTGGGAAGAAGCCTCTGAATTTGTGGAGCGCCTTGGGACCAAGCGTGATCTGCCGCAATTTACCTCGTGCTGTCCCGGCTGGCAGAAGTATGCCGAAACGTTTTATCCCGACCTGCTGCCGCATTTTTCTTCGTGCAAATCGCCTGTGGCCATGAATGGCCGCCTTGCCAAAACCTATGGCGCAGAAAAGGCCAGGTACGACCCCAAGAGCCTCTACACGGTTTCCATCATGCCCTGCGTGGCCAAAAAGTATGAAGGCTTGCGTCAGGAATATGCAGAAAATGACCTGCGCGACATTGACGCAACCCTCACCACGCGTGAGCTGGCCTACATGATCCGTCAGGCGGGCATAGATTTCAATAAACTGCCCGACGGCCAGCGCGACAGCCTCATGGGCGAATCCACCGGCGGCGCAACCATCTTTGGTGTGTCTGGCGGCGTTATGGAAGCGGCCCTGCGTTACGCCTATCAGGCAGTAACCGGAAAGCGCCCTGAATCGTGGGATTTCAAGCAGGTGCGCGGCCTCAAGGGCATGAAGGAATACACCGTTACCGTCAACGGTATTGAACTGCATCTGGCAGTTGTGCACGGGGCCAAACGCTTTGCGCAGGTGTGCGACGAGGTGCGGGCGGGCAAGTCGCCGTACCACTTTATCGAATTTATGGCCTGCCCCGGCGGGTGCGTGTGCGGTGGTGGCCAGCCCATTATGCCCAATATGCTGCAAAGCGCAGAACGCAAGGCTACCAGCCTGTTTGCCAGCCTGAAGCAGCGCCTTGCCAACACCCAGCCCAAAGCCTAG
- the hydE gene encoding [FeFe] hydrogenase H-cluster radical SAM maturase HydE, which translates to MRREEILELLFATPFEALCERAARVLAEEKGSHVHVRGLIEFSNVCHRNCHYCGLRAENANLRRYTLDKAEIITTAKSAVAMGADTIVLQSGESVIEPMWLADVVDCLRGDLKVPVTLSVGEHSRAAYALWKEAGAVRFLLKHETADPKLYAALHPGHELAERISCLRVLQRLGYEIGSGFMVGLPGQRPETLADDIILSRRLGLCMCGAGPFIAQHDTPLGGHPSGSARLALRVMAVMRIIMPWANIPATTALATVDALGGQRNGLLAGGNVLMPSFTPPAYGKQYRIYDNKNRVDMQGARKAIEGAGRSHNLAGWQPPSTHDFIARAVPAVSSVACMLAG; encoded by the coding sequence ATGCGCCGCGAAGAAATACTTGAACTGCTTTTTGCAACGCCCTTTGAGGCGCTTTGCGAGCGTGCCGCCCGAGTGCTGGCAGAAGAAAAAGGCTCGCATGTGCATGTGCGCGGCCTCATTGAATTTTCAAACGTCTGTCATCGCAATTGCCATTATTGCGGCCTGCGGGCCGAGAATGCGAATCTGCGCCGCTATACACTTGATAAGGCCGAGATCATAACCACCGCAAAAAGTGCCGTTGCCATGGGGGCAGACACCATTGTGCTGCAATCGGGCGAATCGGTCATTGAACCCATGTGGCTGGCGGATGTGGTGGATTGTTTGCGCGGCGATCTCAAGGTGCCCGTTACCCTGAGCGTGGGCGAACATTCGCGTGCCGCATACGCCCTATGGAAAGAGGCGGGCGCAGTGCGCTTTTTGCTCAAGCACGAAACAGCCGACCCCAAGCTCTACGCAGCCCTGCACCCGGGGCATGAACTGGCTGAGCGTATCAGCTGTCTACGGGTATTGCAGCGGCTTGGCTACGAAATAGGCTCCGGCTTTATGGTGGGCCTGCCCGGCCAGAGGCCGGAAACGCTGGCCGACGACATTATTTTATCGCGCAGACTGGGGCTTTGCATGTGCGGGGCTGGGCCATTCATTGCGCAGCACGATACACCCCTTGGCGGCCACCCATCGGGCAGTGCGCGGCTTGCCCTGCGGGTAATGGCAGTCATGCGCATAATTATGCCCTGGGCCAACATACCAGCAACCACGGCCCTTGCTACGGTGGACGCTCTGGGTGGTCAGCGCAATGGGCTGCTGGCGGGGGGCAACGTGCTTATGCCCTCGTTTACGCCGCCAGCCTACGGCAAGCAGTATCGTATTTACGACAATAAGAATCGGGTGGACATGCAGGGCGCGCGCAAGGCCATTGAAGGCGCGGGACGCAGCCACAATCTTGCCGGATGGCAGCCGCCATCCACCCATGATTTCATTGCCAGAGCCGTCCCCGCTGTTTCCAGTGTGGCGTGCATGCTGGCCGGATAA
- the hydF gene encoding [FeFe] hydrogenase H-cluster maturation GTPase HydF, with protein sequence MNETPKSLRLHIGIYGRRNVGKSSLLNALAGQQVSIVSDMPGTTTDPVEKTLELAPLGPVVFIDTAGIDDVGALGELRKERTLRVLERTDLALLAVDPGQWGEYEDFFVCQLRERNIPFGVVFGKSDRAVPAAEQTSILEKGGIRWMSVSALSGKGMGQVREALAVLAPEHWFAEPRLMGDLLAAGELAVFVVPLDLGAPKGRLILPQVQAIRDILDSDASCMVVKERELGAAFARLNREPALVVCDSQIVLKAVADTPPHIPLTTFSILMARFKGDLAAFAHGAAAIDRLQPGDAVLVAEACGHHPSADDIGRVKIPRWLRQYAGGDIRVDNLAGRDFPDDLSPYRLVIHCGACMFNRQSMLARLAQAQVQNVPMTNYGLAISYVQGVLRRVLEPFPAALAAFDVAR encoded by the coding sequence ATGAATGAAACACCCAAAAGTCTGCGTCTGCACATCGGCATCTATGGCCGACGCAACGTCGGGAAGTCTTCACTGCTCAACGCACTGGCAGGGCAGCAGGTTTCCATTGTTTCCGACATGCCCGGCACAACCACAGACCCGGTAGAAAAAACGCTGGAACTCGCACCTCTTGGCCCTGTCGTCTTTATTGATACTGCGGGCATTGATGATGTGGGCGCACTGGGCGAGCTGCGCAAAGAGCGCACACTCAGAGTCCTTGAGCGCACAGATTTGGCCCTGCTGGCCGTGGATCCGGGGCAGTGGGGCGAGTACGAAGATTTTTTTGTGTGCCAATTGCGCGAGCGCAATATTCCTTTTGGCGTGGTTTTTGGTAAGAGCGACCGGGCCGTTCCCGCTGCGGAGCAAACATCAATACTGGAAAAGGGCGGCATACGCTGGATGAGCGTTTCTGCTCTTTCAGGCAAGGGCATGGGGCAGGTGCGCGAGGCACTGGCGGTCCTTGCACCAGAGCACTGGTTTGCAGAACCGCGCCTGATGGGCGATCTGCTGGCCGCAGGTGAGCTGGCCGTGTTTGTTGTTCCCCTTGACCTGGGTGCGCCCAAGGGGCGGCTGATTTTGCCCCAAGTGCAGGCCATACGCGATATTCTTGATAGCGATGCCTCGTGCATGGTGGTGAAAGAACGCGAGCTTGGCGCGGCCTTTGCGCGTCTGAACAGGGAACCAGCCCTTGTGGTCTGTGATTCGCAGATTGTGCTCAAGGCCGTGGCCGACACACCGCCGCATATCCCGCTCACCACATTTTCCATCCTCATGGCCCGGTTCAAGGGTGATCTGGCGGCTTTTGCCCACGGTGCGGCTGCCATCGACAGGTTGCAGCCCGGCGATGCCGTGCTGGTGGCCGAGGCCTGCGGACATCACCCCTCGGCTGACGATATCGGGCGGGTAAAGATTCCACGCTGGCTGCGCCAGTATGCCGGGGGCGACATTCGCGTGGATAATCTTGCGGGGCGGGATTTTCCCGATGATTTGAGCCCCTACAGGCTGGTTATCCACTGCGGTGCGTGTATGTTTAACCGACAGAGCATGCTTGCCCGGCTGGCACAGGCTCAGGTCCAGAACGTGCCCATGACCAATTACGGTCTGGCAATTTCATACGTGCAAGGAGTATTGCGGCGGGTGCTGGAACCTTTTCCTGCGGCCTTGGCAGCTTTTGATGTGGCGCGATGA
- a CDS encoding aspartate ammonia-lyase, protein MILLPRRLHSAWRRIFTRRLLAAAGEYLPCVEERQMCSTDSMTGISNGESSQYRQESDALGSVAVPASAYWGVHTARALANFPLSGRAVRPQLVRALGLVKLACCRANEELGYLPQAEAQAIAVACREVARGGLSEAFVVDSLQGGAGTSTNMNVNEVIANRAEQLLGGRLGEYACVDPLRHVNLHQSTNDVYPTALRIAAMFLLKDLEQAIAALQTAFQEKELAFRHVLKVGRTQLQDAVPVTLGMECSAWAEALSRDRWRVFKCAERLRAVNLGGTAVGTGITAPRSYIFLVVEKLREVTGLGLSRAENLMDATQNCDPLVEVSGILKAHAVNLFKISSDLRLLASGPGAGIGELRLPAVQAGSSIMPGKVNPVICEAAAQVALRVMANDSAVTQAAFLGQLELNAFMPLLADSLLGSLLVLTQACRMLAEKCVQGLEADEAACARHLDNSLATVTALVPALGYTLAGEIAAQAHSTGQSARSVVLERGLLEAHELDRLLSAEAATALGHR, encoded by the coding sequence ATGATTTTGTTGCCGCGCCGTTTGCACAGCGCCTGGCGTAGAATTTTTACGCGCAGGCTTCTGGCGGCAGCGGGTGAGTATCTGCCCTGTGTGGAGGAACGACAGATGTGCAGCACCGACAGCATGACAGGAATATCAAACGGTGAGTCGTCGCAGTACCGGCAGGAATCGGACGCACTGGGCTCAGTGGCTGTGCCTGCTTCTGCCTACTGGGGCGTGCATACTGCGCGTGCCTTGGCAAATTTTCCTCTCTCGGGCCGTGCCGTGAGGCCGCAGCTTGTGCGGGCACTGGGCCTGGTCAAGCTGGCTTGCTGCCGCGCCAATGAGGAACTTGGCTATCTGCCCCAAGCCGAGGCGCAGGCCATTGCCGTGGCCTGTCGCGAGGTCGCCCGGGGCGGCCTGAGCGAAGCCTTTGTAGTGGACTCCCTGCAAGGCGGGGCCGGAACCTCCACCAACATGAATGTGAATGAGGTTATCGCCAACCGCGCAGAGCAATTGTTGGGGGGCAGGCTTGGCGAATACGCGTGCGTTGATCCCCTGCGACACGTCAATCTGCACCAGTCCACCAACGATGTGTACCCCACGGCGCTGCGGATAGCGGCCATGTTCTTGCTCAAGGATCTGGAGCAGGCCATTGCCGCCCTGCAAACCGCTTTTCAGGAAAAGGAGCTGGCCTTTAGGCATGTTCTGAAAGTGGGGCGCACCCAGCTACAGGACGCCGTGCCCGTCACCCTTGGCATGGAGTGCTCTGCCTGGGCAGAAGCCCTCTCGCGTGACCGCTGGCGGGTGTTCAAGTGCGCCGAGCGGCTGCGCGCGGTCAACCTTGGCGGCACGGCGGTGGGCACGGGCATAACGGCACCGCGCAGCTATATTTTTCTGGTTGTGGAAAAGCTGCGCGAGGTCACGGGGCTGGGGCTTTCGCGGGCAGAGAACCTTATGGACGCCACCCAGAACTGCGACCCGCTGGTCGAGGTGTCGGGCATTCTCAAAGCGCACGCTGTCAATCTGTTCAAGATATCCTCAGACCTGCGGCTGCTGGCATCCGGACCAGGAGCCGGCATTGGCGAGCTGCGGCTGCCCGCCGTGCAGGCCGGTTCAAGTATCATGCCGGGCAAGGTCAATCCCGTCATCTGCGAGGCTGCCGCGCAGGTCGCACTTCGGGTAATGGCCAACGACAGCGCTGTGACCCAGGCCGCCTTTTTGGGGCAGCTTGAGCTTAACGCCTTTATGCCCCTGCTGGCGGATTCGCTGCTGGGCAGCCTGCTGGTGCTGACTCAGGCCTGCCGCATGCTGGCTGAAAAGTGCGTGCAGGGCCTTGAAGCGGATGAAGCCGCCTGCGCCCGCCACCTTGATAATTCACTGGCTACGGTCACGGCTCTTGTGCCAGCGCTTGGTTACACACTTGCGGGCGAAATAGCCGCGCAGGCTCACAGCACGGGGCAGAGTGCGCGCTCCGTGGTGCTTGAGCGGGGACTGCTGGAAGCGCATGAGCTGGACAGGCTGCTCAGTGCCGAGGCCGCAACGGCCCTTGGACACAGGTAG
- a CDS encoding tetratricopeptide repeat protein, translating into MPNDILSPALVASMVGSLSVPDLIRTMETFKQSGQDASIEAGYAAWIAQNQGHPLLYAVLFNYSVCLADAGKLDEAQQLLEKAIAINPDFMPPYINLGRIYERQGKIGLAIIQWSAGLTKMSALTGMGITHKTTALNQSARALEAISQDESAEIMLRESLELDPHQSEVAQHLIALRQRQYEWPVVLPTDRVSRRCLMEGMSPLSAAAYTDDPMLQLALSSHYNTNDVGTPAQFFDTWPKTTEHNGPLRIGYLSSDLREHAVGYLMTEVLGLHDRSKVEVFAYYCGPASQDQLHQHFQSTSDHWVSLSEMDDDAAARRIADDGIQILVDVNGYTREARLKVVARRPAPVIVNWLGYPGTMASPYHNYIVADEWIIPESHEMYYSEKVLRLPCYQPNNRNRALSPVQPSRSEAGLPENATVFCCFNGSHKIHRATFERWMRILAQVPNSVLWLLDGSETTNKRLREHAAKLGITEDRIIFAPKVANANHLVRYPLADLFLDTTPYGAHTTASDALWMGVPVLTCSGRSFASRVCGSLVRSAGTPELVCENLDDYVQKAVELGNTREKLKKVREKLAKARKTCALFDMPLLVKSLESLYEQMWTASKQGKTPRPDLAQLETYLEVGIDLNHEEVEVQAIADYKGWWTERLARRHKFRPLSLDNRMVTDPKLFG; encoded by the coding sequence ATGCCGAACGATATTCTTTCACCAGCCCTCGTTGCCTCCATGGTGGGCAGCCTGAGCGTTCCAGACCTGATCCGCACCATGGAAACCTTCAAGCAAAGCGGGCAAGATGCCTCCATTGAGGCTGGCTATGCCGCGTGGATAGCGCAGAATCAGGGGCATCCGCTGCTGTATGCCGTGCTTTTCAACTATTCTGTGTGTCTGGCTGACGCAGGCAAACTGGATGAAGCCCAGCAGCTTCTTGAAAAAGCAATCGCCATCAATCCCGACTTCATGCCGCCCTACATCAACCTTGGGCGCATATACGAACGCCAGGGCAAAATAGGCCTTGCCATTATCCAGTGGTCTGCTGGTCTGACCAAAATGTCTGCACTCACGGGCATGGGCATCACGCACAAGACCACAGCGCTTAACCAGAGCGCCAGAGCCCTGGAAGCAATCTCTCAAGACGAATCCGCCGAAATCATGCTGCGCGAAAGCCTCGAACTTGACCCGCATCAGAGCGAAGTTGCCCAGCACCTCATTGCCCTGCGCCAGCGGCAGTATGAATGGCCCGTGGTGCTGCCCACCGATCGCGTAAGCCGCCGCTGCCTCATGGAAGGAATGTCGCCCCTTTCGGCAGCCGCCTACACAGACGATCCCATGCTGCAGCTGGCTCTTTCAAGCCACTACAACACCAACGATGTGGGTACGCCCGCACAATTTTTTGATACCTGGCCCAAGACGACGGAACATAACGGACCGTTGCGTATCGGCTATCTCTCGTCCGACCTGCGCGAGCACGCCGTGGGCTACCTGATGACAGAAGTTCTGGGCCTGCACGACCGCAGCAAGGTTGAAGTATTCGCATATTACTGCGGCCCGGCATCGCAAGACCAGCTGCACCAGCACTTTCAGTCCACATCCGACCACTGGGTTTCTCTCAGTGAAATGGACGACGATGCCGCTGCCCGGCGCATTGCAGATGACGGCATCCAGATTCTTGTGGACGTCAACGGCTATACCAGAGAGGCGCGCCTCAAGGTGGTGGCCCGACGGCCTGCGCCGGTCATCGTCAACTGGCTGGGCTACCCCGGTACCATGGCCAGCCCTTACCACAACTACATCGTGGCCGATGAATGGATTATTCCTGAATCGCACGAAATGTATTATTCGGAAAAAGTGCTGCGCCTGCCCTGCTACCAGCCCAATAACCGCAATCGGGCACTTTCACCTGTTCAACCCAGCCGTTCAGAAGCCGGCCTGCCCGAAAATGCCACAGTTTTCTGCTGCTTTAACGGTTCGCACAAAATCCACCGCGCCACATTTGAACGGTGGATGCGCATTCTTGCGCAGGTGCCAAACAGTGTACTGTGGCTCCTTGACGGGTCTGAAACGACCAATAAACGCCTGCGCGAGCATGCGGCAAAACTTGGCATAACCGAAGACCGCATTATTTTTGCGCCCAAGGTTGCCAATGCAAATCACCTTGTGCGCTACCCGCTGGCAGACCTCTTTTTGGACACCACACCCTACGGGGCGCACACCACCGCTTCGGATGCCCTGTGGATGGGTGTTCCGGTGCTGACGTGCAGTGGGCGCTCGTTTGCATCACGTGTTTGCGGCAGCCTGGTGCGCTCTGCCGGAACTCCAGAGCTTGTCTGTGAAAACCTTGATGACTATGTGCAAAAAGCGGTGGAACTGGGCAACACCAGGGAAAAGCTCAAGAAGGTACGGGAAAAACTGGCCAAAGCCCGCAAAACCTGCGCACTTTTTGACATGCCCCTGCTGGTCAAAAGCCTTGAATCTCTCTACGAGCAGATGTGGACTGCCAGCAAACAGGGCAAAACGCCCCGTCCCGACCTTGCCCAGCTTGAAACCTATCTGGAAGTAGGCATTGATCTGAACCACGAAGAAGTGGAAGTTCAGGCCATTGCCGACTACAAGGGCTGGTGGACAGAACGCTTGGCCCGTCGGCACAAATTCCGCCCCTTGTCGCTGGACAACCGCATGGTCACTGACCCCAAACTGTTTGGCTAG